In Crinalium epipsammum PCC 9333, the following are encoded in one genomic region:
- a CDS encoding ATP-binding protein, giving the protein MLQKISLRVNSDLNDSEKVLSWFEQLNQPPLPKPEAWWQCLTLLQEGFANIAQHAHKQFPPETPVDIEATRFNDAIEIRIWSYGPPFDLNQSLKEIPELEDNSGERGRGLKMMSIMADYLSYEKTSDERRCLIIRKNY; this is encoded by the coding sequence ATGCTTCAAAAAATTTCTCTGCGAGTTAACTCCGACCTGAATGATTCAGAAAAAGTTTTATCCTGGTTTGAACAGTTAAACCAGCCACCTCTACCTAAGCCCGAAGCTTGGTGGCAGTGTTTAACATTGCTTCAGGAAGGCTTTGCTAACATTGCTCAACACGCGCACAAACAGTTCCCGCCTGAAACTCCGGTTGATATAGAAGCAACACGCTTTAACGACGCAATCGAAATTCGCATCTGGTCTTATGGGCCACCATTTGACTTAAATCAAAGCTTAAAAGAAATACCCGAACTTGAAGATAATTCTGGTGAACGTGGGCGCGGATTGAAAATGATGTCAATTATGGCTGACTATTTAAGCTATGAAAAAACATCAGATGAGCGGCGATGTTTAATAATTAGGAAAAATTATTAA
- a CDS encoding PP2C family protein-serine/threonine phosphatase, whose translation MFKILIIDDDPTLRMILKRTIVNQGYEAIVASNGEQGIKFAKEQRPALIICDWMMAPVDGLEVCRTVKADQELSSTFFVLLTAKGEVEDRVMGLDAGADEFLSKPLDMNELKARVRAGLRLYLLNEDLLTQKRELQELNQKLRTELDEAAEYVRSLLPQPLKQPIATEALFKPSAELGGDCFDFYKLDDEHLAIYLLDVSGHGVGSALLSVSVLNVMRSQSLPNTNFAKPSDVLKSLNQVFEMTTDKYFTIWYGVYNHVTRELVYATGGHPPAILLLPGTSDSEIEVKQLGIPALPIGILPDEDFEEQSCQITSNSTLYIFSDGAYEINLPNGKLWGLDALSELLQYFQKNHLHLNHLLDHIKIATSDGAFDDDLSILKVNFI comes from the coding sequence ATGTTTAAAATTTTAATTATTGATGATGATCCTACCTTAAGGATGATTCTAAAAAGAACTATTGTTAATCAAGGCTATGAAGCAATCGTAGCAAGTAATGGTGAACAAGGAATCAAATTTGCTAAAGAACAGCGTCCAGCTTTGATTATCTGCGACTGGATGATGGCTCCTGTAGATGGGCTAGAGGTGTGTCGTACAGTTAAAGCTGATCAGGAACTATCTTCCACCTTTTTTGTGCTATTGACGGCAAAGGGGGAGGTGGAAGATCGTGTTATGGGGCTTGATGCTGGAGCCGATGAATTCCTTTCTAAGCCTTTGGATATGAATGAATTGAAGGCGCGGGTGAGAGCAGGGCTAAGGTTATACCTGCTAAATGAAGATTTGCTAACTCAAAAAAGAGAGTTGCAAGAACTTAACCAGAAGTTACGCACAGAATTGGATGAGGCTGCTGAATATGTGCGATCGCTTTTACCGCAACCATTAAAGCAACCGATCGCAACAGAAGCATTATTTAAGCCTTCGGCTGAGTTAGGAGGCGATTGTTTCGACTTTTACAAACTTGATGATGAACATTTAGCTATTTATCTGCTGGATGTCTCTGGACATGGGGTGGGTTCAGCTTTGCTGTCAGTTTCGGTATTGAATGTAATGCGATCGCAATCTTTACCCAATACTAACTTTGCCAAACCTAGTGATGTGCTTAAATCTCTTAACCAAGTTTTTGAAATGACTACTGATAAGTATTTCACTATCTGGTATGGAGTTTACAATCATGTCACTCGTGAACTTGTTTATGCCACTGGTGGACATCCGCCAGCAATTTTATTATTACCTGGAACATCTGACAGCGAGATTGAGGTAAAACAGCTAGGGATTCCAGCTTTACCAATTGGCATCTTACCTGATGAAGATTTTGAGGAGCAATCTTGTCAGATAACTAGCAACAGCACTTTATACATCTTTAGCGATGGTGCTTACGAAATTAATTTACCAAATGGTAAACTTTGGGGGCTGGATGCCTTGAGTGAATTACTGCAATATTTCCAAAAAAATCATTTACATCTCAACCACTTATTAGACCACATAAAAATTGCTACTTCTGATGGGGCTTTTGATGATGATTTGTCTATATTGAAAGTAAATTTTATTTAG
- a CDS encoding STAS domain-containing protein, with protein sequence MSSEVKVVEPTGILDGIRGNKLRQEISDHVEKGAKIVLIDLKNVTFMDSSGLSALVSALKTVRTGGGKLYLSSINDQVKMVFDLTRMDRVFETFASVDDFNQAMSKES encoded by the coding sequence ATGAGTTCGGAAGTTAAAGTTGTTGAACCCACTGGGATTTTAGACGGAATTAGAGGTAATAAACTACGTCAAGAAATTAGTGATCATGTGGAGAAGGGAGCCAAGATAGTGTTGATTGACCTGAAAAATGTCACTTTTATGGATAGTTCTGGCTTAAGTGCTTTGGTGTCAGCACTTAAAACAGTGCGAACGGGTGGTGGTAAGTTATATCTATCTTCAATCAATGACCAAGTTAAAATGGTGTTTGATCTAACTCGTATGGATCGAGTTTTTGAAACTTTTGCCAGCGTTGATGATTTTAATCAAGCTATGTCTAAAGAATCTTAG
- a CDS encoding glycosyltransferase family 2 protein, which yields MTRSYFADRPQSFPGNSRSSLKKRTLLFRYLAEINLILGAWYLYWRINNSINFDALWLAIPLLLAEIYSYIGGLMFTIGLWRPLVREIKSLDQLTPPIPPSKWPTVDIFITCYSEPPEMVEETARAGLAMDYPASKLRVYILDDGNSAEMRAMAQRLAIEDLQSPLLQEEAHRIEAERNYLVSRLEQLEELTPEIELSEQVLQDFSSKGAEVFDPQAIGILERLRQFILWLQPHHATINDCINTDRQQLEQAIHEKDLQLSDLARCRYFARPKPAGVTHHAKAGNINYAMFSGETSGEFVVTLDADHIPRPQFLKRVLPYFYNYNVFNGQYESNKIAFVQTPQDFYNLPLGDPFGHSANLFYGPIQQGKDGMNSAFYTGTNAILRREAVVSVGLQYFADEYSKDEKRLDEFELVGGVSSNSITEDMNTAMRLHGAGWKSVYHNEILAQGLAPDDLSSTIKQRLRWAQGTIQVLQRENPLTKPGLSFWQRLQYFQTMYSYFSGFFVFILIACPILFFFTGVIPVKAYGYDFALHFFPAFIVNRLTFLAATWGIPAREVWRSEQYAVAFFPLFIQAVVSVFTGKPIKFQVTPKQRQAGVYFELVKPQLIIFALTILGILWSLYRFITGSLDQPLVHLFNTGWSIYNLALLWAVIKAARWQPKEFS from the coding sequence ATGACTCGCAGTTACTTTGCTGATCGTCCACAAAGCTTTCCTGGGAATAGCAGATCTAGTTTAAAAAAAAGAACACTGCTATTTCGCTATTTAGCAGAAATCAATCTTATTCTAGGAGCTTGGTATTTATACTGGCGGATTAATAATTCAATTAATTTTGATGCTCTGTGGCTAGCAATTCCGTTGCTACTGGCAGAAATTTATAGCTACATTGGCGGTTTGATGTTCACAATTGGGCTTTGGCGACCACTTGTGCGAGAAATCAAATCCCTTGATCAGTTAACACCACCCATACCTCCCTCAAAGTGGCCAACAGTGGATATATTTATTACCTGCTATAGTGAGCCACCGGAAATGGTGGAAGAAACAGCCAGAGCAGGTTTAGCAATGGATTATCCAGCCAGTAAACTACGGGTTTATATTTTGGATGATGGCAACTCAGCAGAGATGCGAGCAATGGCGCAAAGACTAGCTATAGAGGATTTGCAGTCACCATTATTGCAGGAAGAAGCACATCGAATAGAAGCAGAGCGAAATTACTTAGTTAGTCGCCTCGAACAACTAGAAGAATTAACACCTGAAATCGAACTATCAGAACAAGTATTACAAGACTTCTCATCTAAAGGTGCAGAAGTTTTTGATCCACAAGCTATAGGAATATTAGAGCGACTGCGCCAATTTATTCTCTGGCTACAACCGCATCATGCAACAATTAATGATTGTATTAACACAGATCGACAACAACTAGAACAAGCTATTCATGAAAAAGACTTGCAGTTAAGCGATCTTGCCCGTTGTCGTTATTTCGCTCGTCCTAAACCTGCTGGCGTAACCCATCATGCCAAAGCGGGTAATATCAACTACGCAATGTTTTCTGGTGAAACTTCAGGAGAGTTTGTGGTTACTCTGGATGCAGATCATATACCCAGACCACAATTTCTCAAGCGTGTACTACCTTACTTTTATAATTACAACGTCTTCAATGGGCAATATGAGAGCAACAAAATTGCCTTTGTACAGACACCCCAAGATTTTTATAATTTACCTCTAGGCGATCCTTTTGGGCATTCTGCAAATTTATTTTATGGTCCCATCCAACAAGGTAAAGATGGCATGAATTCAGCCTTCTATACAGGAACAAATGCCATTCTTAGAAGGGAGGCAGTTGTGAGTGTAGGGTTGCAATATTTTGCTGATGAATATTCTAAGGACGAAAAAAGGTTAGATGAGTTTGAATTAGTTGGCGGCGTATCTAGTAATAGTATTACTGAAGATATGAACACCGCCATGCGCTTACACGGTGCAGGTTGGAAATCTGTTTACCATAACGAAATCTTGGCACAAGGTTTAGCTCCAGATGACTTAAGTTCAACAATTAAACAGCGACTACGTTGGGCGCAAGGAACTATTCAAGTATTACAACGAGAAAACCCTTTAACTAAGCCAGGGCTAAGTTTTTGGCAACGGTTACAGTATTTCCAGACAATGTATAGTTACTTTTCTGGTTTTTTCGTGTTCATACTTATTGCTTGCCCAATCCTGTTCTTTTTCACAGGCGTTATTCCGGTAAAAGCTTATGGCTATGATTTTGCTCTACACTTTTTCCCAGCTTTTATCGTTAACAGATTAACTTTCTTGGCAGCTACTTGGGGAATTCCGGCTAGGGAAGTTTGGCGTTCAGAACAATATGCTGTGGCTTTCTTTCCGTTGTTTATTCAAGCAGTTGTAAGTGTGTTTACTGGTAAGCCAATTAAGTTTCAGGTAACGCCTAAACAGCGACAAGCTGGTGTTTATTTTGAATTAGTGAAGCCACAATTAATTATTTTCGCTTTAACGATTTTAGGAATTTTGTGGAGTCTGTATCGTTTTATTACAGGCAGTTTAGATCAGCCTTTGGTTCACTTGTTTAATACAGGTTGGTCTATTTATAATTTGGCATTACTCTGGGCAGTGATCAAAGCTGCTCGTTGGCAACCCAAAGAATTTTCTTGA
- a CDS encoding DUF3131 domain-containing protein, with product MNQERNGTQWSKLMALSLTGATIGQLLPYGSVPVDQALAQNPSPNQAACTDIVTPLTQEEQEYARTAWQYFVKNYQPTTGLVNSTGGYPSGTLWDMANYLVALNTVRGLDIVTQADFEARLNKFLTGISALPLFNNALPNKVYNAATGAMVDYGNNPQPNGIGWSALDIGRMLAAFHIIRTCHPEYADWVTSVVSRWKLEQSIKDGQLYGAVVLPDGKTQLVQEGRLGYEEYAARGYELWGFKPNKAIAIKPFQFVKVNNIKIPADSRDYQSTNSNNYVVSESYILDGIEFGLQGYLKDYSRSVFEAQKRHYEETGELTTVLEDDINQAPYFLSNNVYSNGVPWAVITDENKPNQQLHSLSTKAAFGWRYLYPDDSYAQKIFDVAKDLRNADGFYAGLDQETQKPNSILTGNTNGLILEILYYKARGNRPLINPTFLSLAEAPPTGNQSVITNALQNVAVAEIPAVSVEPAPIPKLARLLNPQEKRYAEAAWKYFQANYEPNTGLISDRSDVKGVTPWGIGDYIAALHAARSLDVISSEEFDNRTSLLLGALQKLPLYGNEIPSRSYDPRTLQPVDYGGNTVSQGTGWSALDIGRLMSALYNLKSAFPQYTNVVDQVALQWSYLKVVRDQRLQSAIAKHEGNQSQADANSDYMLSVVYPEVRLGYEEYAARGFQLWGFDVDRSSVGGKYQSAPVEGINVPTKRIRPDVNAETNQYTVSDPFLLYGLEFGIDPQMRQLLEPIRRAQAERYRRTGKLTAGGTTVLDREPYVVRSTIIADQEPWATLADDGTRVPDVRTVSTASAFALKALYPEDSYTTELWRASTDLYDSSQGYYEGFLENTGQPVKAFTSTTNSMVLQSLLYQVTNQQPIVTRNTNINSPWWQAVAKGNSSRGLPVANSPTTQLVTDSSGTYWASVNNRQPVALQGQPTLNNPPVASQQPPRVDNSAIASSLPATTEFTAPVASTPPVVATAPQTTPNSTTEGFTAPVASTPPVVAAAPSPPPRSTLNQPPRDSASADLSVRIAAVLPRLQADTNLVAAQIAWQYFERNWNSETGLVNSLDNNFVTNIWDQASAILAIHSARQLSIINSDLFNSRFSRLLQTLETLPLSAAKLRNQGYNTRTAKMIRLEPNTGMQSPSGSSSVDLARFLLALHVIKTNYPEYSQRVNNLVSRSNLLQVVKNGLQQPGTEAQGYQQYAAKILNLWNVDVAGFDNFSLASAQNSFSGSNSKSDRTIDPYILWGLELGWPEAVKTQLVSLLQSQAQKSYFKNYSLSTNDQPWQTKNKQTSTNASVNFLSTKSAFAWESLLQDDPYATTLRNYVQNLAQKNRGYLSGRYENSQNNLKASIDVNTNAMILESLLYQARNRRPLAF from the coding sequence ATGAACCAAGAACGCAACGGAACGCAATGGTCAAAGCTAATGGCTCTTTCTCTTACAGGAGCCACCATTGGACAGTTATTGCCCTACGGTTCAGTGCCTGTAGATCAAGCATTAGCTCAAAATCCCAGTCCAAATCAAGCCGCGTGTACAGATATTGTTACTCCCTTAACTCAAGAAGAGCAAGAATATGCCCGCACGGCTTGGCAGTATTTTGTAAAAAACTACCAACCAACTACAGGGTTAGTTAATTCTACAGGGGGCTATCCATCTGGCACTCTGTGGGATATGGCAAATTACCTGGTTGCCTTAAATACGGTGCGTGGGCTGGATATTGTTACTCAAGCTGATTTTGAGGCTCGGCTGAACAAGTTTTTGACCGGAATAAGTGCATTGCCACTGTTTAACAATGCTTTGCCGAATAAAGTCTACAATGCTGCTACTGGGGCGATGGTAGATTACGGCAATAATCCTCAGCCGAATGGTATTGGTTGGTCGGCTTTGGATATTGGTCGAATGTTAGCAGCATTTCACATTATCCGTACTTGTCATCCAGAATATGCAGATTGGGTGACAAGTGTTGTTTCTAGGTGGAAGTTAGAGCAATCTATTAAAGACGGGCAACTTTATGGCGCTGTAGTTTTACCGGATGGTAAAACTCAGTTAGTGCAGGAGGGGCGGCTAGGTTATGAAGAATATGCCGCGCGTGGTTATGAACTGTGGGGTTTTAAACCGAATAAAGCGATCGCGATCAAACCGTTTCAGTTTGTTAAAGTTAATAACATAAAAATACCAGCAGATAGTCGTGACTATCAAAGCACTAATTCTAACAATTATGTTGTCAGCGAATCCTATATTTTAGATGGCATAGAATTTGGTTTACAAGGGTATTTAAAAGACTATTCCCGAAGTGTTTTTGAAGCTCAAAAACGCCACTATGAGGAAACAGGGGAACTGACAACAGTTTTAGAAGATGACATCAATCAAGCTCCTTATTTCCTCTCTAATAATGTCTACTCTAATGGTGTACCTTGGGCAGTAATTACAGATGAAAACAAGCCGAATCAGCAATTACACAGTTTAAGTACAAAAGCAGCTTTTGGTTGGCGCTATCTGTACCCCGATGATTCTTATGCCCAAAAGATATTTGATGTAGCCAAAGACTTGCGTAATGCTGATGGTTTTTATGCAGGACTTGATCAGGAAACTCAAAAACCTAACTCAATCTTAACAGGTAATACTAACGGGCTAATTCTCGAAATTTTGTATTACAAAGCTAGAGGAAATCGACCATTAATTAATCCTACTTTTCTCAGTTTGGCGGAAGCACCGCCTACAGGTAATCAGTCAGTAATTACAAATGCACTACAAAATGTAGCTGTGGCTGAAATTCCCGCAGTAAGTGTGGAACCTGCGCCGATTCCAAAACTAGCTAGATTATTAAATCCGCAAGAAAAACGCTATGCCGAAGCTGCTTGGAAATACTTTCAAGCCAATTATGAGCCAAATACTGGATTAATTAGCGATCGCAGCGATGTAAAAGGGGTAACTCCTTGGGGAATAGGTGACTATATAGCAGCTTTACACGCCGCGCGATCGCTTGATGTGATTTCCTCTGAAGAATTTGATAACCGCACCAGTCTACTCTTGGGAGCATTGCAAAAATTACCTTTGTATGGCAATGAGATCCCATCTCGGAGTTACGATCCTCGAACACTACAACCAGTTGATTATGGTGGCAACACCGTGTCTCAAGGTACAGGTTGGTCAGCCTTAGATATTGGGCGGTTAATGTCAGCGTTGTACAACCTCAAAAGCGCGTTTCCGCAATACACCAACGTAGTCGATCAAGTGGCATTACAGTGGTCGTACCTAAAAGTAGTACGAGATCAACGACTGCAAAGTGCGATCGCCAAGCACGAAGGAAACCAAAGCCAAGCTGATGCCAACTCAGACTATATGCTGAGTGTGGTTTATCCAGAAGTGCGCTTAGGTTACGAAGAATATGCCGCGCGTGGTTTTCAATTATGGGGATTTGATGTCGATCGCTCCAGCGTAGGGGGAAAGTATCAATCTGCTCCTGTAGAAGGAATTAACGTACCTACCAAACGAATCCGCCCAGATGTAAACGCTGAAACCAATCAGTACACAGTTAGCGATCCTTTCTTACTGTACGGGTTAGAGTTTGGCATTGATCCTCAGATGCGCCAGCTACTTGAACCAATTCGCCGAGCGCAAGCCGAACGCTACCGTCGCACAGGTAAACTAACGGCTGGAGGTACTACCGTCTTAGACCGAGAGCCTTATGTTGTCCGCAGTACTATAATTGCTGATCAAGAACCTTGGGCAACTCTAGCAGATGATGGCACACGAGTACCAGATGTTCGCACAGTTAGCACAGCCTCCGCTTTTGCTCTTAAGGCGCTGTATCCAGAAGATAGTTATACGACTGAGTTATGGCGGGCAAGCACAGACTTATACGATTCCTCTCAAGGCTACTATGAAGGATTTTTAGAAAACACAGGTCAGCCAGTTAAAGCTTTCACCAGCACCACTAACAGTATGGTGCTGCAATCGCTGCTGTATCAAGTAACAAATCAGCAGCCAATTGTGACAAGAAACACGAATATTAATTCTCCTTGGTGGCAAGCAGTAGCTAAGGGAAATTCCAGTCGCGGTTTACCAGTGGCAAATAGCCCAACAACACAACTGGTGACAGATTCTTCAGGAACATACTGGGCTTCAGTTAATAATCGCCAACCAGTAGCACTACAAGGACAGCCAACTTTAAACAATCCACCCGTAGCTTCTCAGCAGCCACCAAGAGTAGATAATTCTGCGATCGCTTCATCTCTACCAGCTACCACAGAATTTACCGCGCCTGTTGCTAGTACTCCGCCCGTAGTAGCAACAGCACCGCAAACCACACCCAACAGTACAACTGAAGGATTTACCGCGCCCGTTGCTAGTACTCCGCCTGTAGTAGCGGCAGCACCGTCTCCGCCACCAAGATCCACACTCAATCAACCGCCGCGCGATAGCGCCAGCGCTGACTTGTCAGTTCGCATTGCTGCTGTACTACCTCGCCTACAAGCAGACACCAATTTAGTTGCAGCGCAGATTGCATGGCAATATTTTGAACGTAACTGGAACTCGGAAACAGGCTTAGTTAATTCACTCGATAACAATTTTGTTACTAACATCTGGGATCAAGCGAGTGCAATCTTAGCAATTCACAGCGCCCGCCAATTGTCAATTATCAATTCAGATTTATTTAACAGTAGATTTTCTCGACTGTTGCAAACTTTAGAAACATTACCTTTGTCAGCAGCAAAGTTACGCAACCAAGGTTATAACACTCGCACAGCCAAGATGATCCGGCTAGAGCCTAATACTGGAATGCAAAGCCCTAGCGGTTCCTCATCGGTAGATCTGGCGAGATTTTTGTTGGCATTGCACGTAATTAAGACTAACTATCCTGAATATAGCCAACGAGTTAATAATCTTGTTTCTCGTTCAAACTTATTGCAAGTAGTCAAAAATGGTTTACAACAACCTGGCACAGAGGCACAAGGTTATCAGCAATATGCAGCCAAAATTTTAAATCTTTGGAACGTTGACGTAGCAGGATTCGACAATTTTTCCTTAGCCTCTGCTCAAAACAGCTTTAGTGGCAGTAACTCGAAGAGCGATCGCACAATTGACCCCTATATCCTTTGGGGATTGGAATTAGGGTGGCCTGAAGCTGTAAAAACTCAATTAGTCAGCTTATTACAATCCCAAGCACAAAAATCATACTTTAAAAACTACAGTCTATCTACCAACGATCAGCCTTGGCAAACTAAGAACAAACAAACTTCAACAAACGCTTCAGTAAACTTCTTGAGTACCAAATCAGCTTTTGCTTGGGAATCACTGCTACAAGATGACCCTTATGCTACCACCCTGAGAAATTACGTTCAAAACCTAGCTCAAAAAAATCGTGGCTACCTTTCAGGACGTTATGAAAATAGCCAAAATAATCTTAAGGCTTCAATAGACGTTAACACTAATGCGATGATTTTAGAAAGTTTACTTTACCAAGCCAGAAATCGTCGTCCTCTTGCCTTTTAA
- a CDS encoding DUF3131 domain-containing protein, whose translation MNSDFEPPPKSWSALATVGGILTALAAIAVLQSVSNNLNKAQRTEKKAGTQTVASTFEKQDLKSIKLSGIPVPFNEIVATKPYVAPSTGKLTAAELEMARQAWSYFEKNWNEETGLVNSVDGFISVTLWDQAAAMAALVSAFELEIVPETEFNEKMATTLKSLAKLPLYKKELPNKVYNPKTLIPVNYGKVDQQEEIGWSAIDLGRMAIWLKIVAAKYPQFRSDARAVWRSWDVDRLVKNGQMYGTSVVNGEELYNQEGRQGYENYAAYGLKLLGLNVDRALNPTNYLGFVNLYNKGVPYDLRDAKTSGANNYVLSEPFILDGIEIGFQGLPKAFADRVLAAQQSRYEATNQLTAVTEDNLDREPYFVYSSLFVNGEPWAVITDTGKKYNNLRFISAKASVGWHVLYNTPYTQKLFDFVQTNLKSEKGWYNGYYETLREPNKSLTANNNGVIMESLLYKQVGKPLIVWAGVESSE comes from the coding sequence ATGAATTCTGATTTTGAACCCCCGCCAAAAAGCTGGTCAGCTTTAGCGACGGTTGGTGGAATATTGACAGCACTTGCAGCGATCGCAGTTCTACAATCTGTATCAAATAATCTCAATAAAGCTCAACGTACAGAGAAAAAGGCTGGAACGCAGACAGTTGCCTCGACCTTTGAAAAACAGGATCTCAAGTCAATAAAATTGTCTGGGATACCAGTTCCATTTAATGAAATAGTAGCAACAAAGCCTTATGTTGCCCCTAGTACAGGAAAATTAACCGCAGCCGAATTGGAAATGGCGCGTCAAGCTTGGAGCTATTTCGAGAAAAACTGGAACGAAGAAACAGGCTTAGTTAACTCTGTAGACGGGTTTATCTCCGTAACCCTGTGGGATCAGGCAGCAGCAATGGCAGCTTTGGTGAGTGCTTTTGAACTCGAAATCGTGCCAGAAACAGAATTTAATGAAAAAATGGCTACGACCTTAAAAAGCCTTGCTAAACTGCCCCTTTACAAAAAAGAACTTCCCAACAAGGTATATAACCCAAAAACACTCATCCCAGTAAATTACGGCAAAGTTGACCAACAAGAGGAAATTGGCTGGTCAGCTATAGATTTAGGAAGAATGGCGATTTGGCTTAAAATTGTAGCAGCTAAGTATCCACAATTCCGTTCTGATGCCAGGGCAGTTTGGAGAAGTTGGGATGTTGATCGACTGGTAAAAAATGGTCAAATGTATGGCACATCCGTTGTTAATGGGGAAGAACTATACAACCAAGAAGGTCGTCAAGGCTACGAAAATTATGCAGCTTATGGGCTAAAACTGTTGGGATTGAACGTAGACCGTGCTTTAAACCCTACTAACTATTTAGGCTTTGTTAATCTCTATAACAAGGGAGTTCCCTACGATTTACGAGATGCTAAAACGAGTGGAGCCAATAACTACGTCTTGAGTGAGCCTTTTATTCTAGATGGCATTGAAATAGGCTTTCAAGGATTACCAAAAGCTTTTGCTGACAGGGTATTAGCTGCTCAACAATCGAGATATGAAGCAACTAACCAGCTAACTGCTGTCACTGAAGATAACTTAGACCGCGAACCATACTTTGTGTACAGCAGCTTGTTTGTCAATGGCGAACCTTGGGCTGTAATTACAGATACGGGTAAAAAGTACAACAATTTAAGATTTATTAGTGCTAAAGCATCGGTGGGTTGGCACGTACTTTACAATACGCCTTACACTCAGAAGTTATTTGACTTTGTGCAAACAAACTTGAAGTCTGAAAAAGGTTGGTATAACGGCTATTATGAAACTTTACGTGAACCTAACAAATCTTTAACAGCTAATAATAATGGCGTAATTATGGAAAGCTTGCTTTACAAACAAGTTGGCAAGCCATTAATTGTATGGGCTGGTGTCGAATCCTCTGAGTAA